Proteins found in one Panicum hallii strain FIL2 chromosome 4, PHallii_v3.1, whole genome shotgun sequence genomic segment:
- the LOC112890328 gene encoding uncharacterized protein LOC112890328 — protein sequence MQQLARHGDTDIDELKAVEKYLRVVPSKYAQLALSIETLLDLSTLSIEEVTERLKAVDDRDEGVAGDPVSIGGKLLFTEEQWLARQKERKKKQDGSSSSKDARQQPRKKGGSGDKPSGDKPAGGTEGKEGACGVSVRLHAATPASTAAAAAIGPGTAGSPRRVLRPTWPKPTRTTSPPCGWPKPAQSCSSWREKGGSFRLHQVHRCSTSTSRERTPSSATAPATTSSKGGTWTAVPRTT from the coding sequence ATGCAGCAGCTGGCACGGCATGGCGACACCGACATCGACGAACTCAAGGCGGTGGAGAAGTACCTCCGTGTCGTCCCCAGCAAGTACGCCCAGCTCGCCCTGTCCATCGAGACGCTTCTGGACCTCTCGACCTTGTCCATCGAGGAGGTGACTGAGAGGCTCAAGGCAGTGGACGACCGCGACGAAGGGGTGGCCGGAGACCCTGTTTCCATCGGCGGCAAGCTGCTGTTCACAGAGGAGCAGTGGCTGGCGCGCCagaaggagaggaagaagaagcaggacGGGTCCTCCTCGTCCAAGGACGCTCGCCAGCAACCGCGCAAGAAAGGCGGGAGCGGCGACAAGCCCAGCGGCGACAAGCCTGCCGGCGGCACGGAAGGAAAGGAGGGTGCTTGCGGGGTGAGCGTAAGGCTGCACGCAGCGACACCTGCCTCAactgcggccgccgcggccattGGGCCCGGGACTGCAGGCAGCCCAAGAAGGGTGCTGCGGCCAACATGGCCCAAGCCGACGAGGACGACGAGCCCGCCCTGTGGATGGCCCAAGCCAGCCCAGTCCTGCAGCTCGTGGCGGGAGAAAGGGGGGAGCTTTCGACTCCACCAAGTCCACCGCTGCTCCACCTCGACGAGCCGCGAGCGCACGCCTTCCTCGGCGACGGCTCCGGCGACGACAAGCTCGAAGGGTGGTACCTGGACAGCGGTGCCACGCACCACATGA
- the LOC112890836 gene encoding uncharacterized protein LOC112890836 codes for MDEHFNNFEKEQWKSRNRPTPEQLRDLRLNGWRSARGKHGPCFFEWFKEECMQTTGIDTALCQLSYGFRRRVTSYGCYDVNGYRFRSKEHERTKSGLATINSGVSVCCVDNDDNEMEYYGVIKDIIKIKWEGSLQLVLVLFDCDWFDPTPSGTRRTEKLGLVEIKHAARLSVFEPFVMAKLNKCTTYLMPIRVEQIYRSGGLHIRSRPDTNSTRSVIISRGGIGGNICH; via the exons ATGGACGAACATTTCAA TAATTTTGAGAAGGAACAGTGGAAGAGCAGAAATAGACCAACACCTGAACAGCTAAGGGACTTAAGGTTAAATGGATGGAGGAGTGCCCGAGGAAAACATGGGCCTTGTTTTTTTGAGTGGTTCAAAGAAGAA TGCATGCAGACAACTGGAATTGATACTGCACTATGTCAACTATCCTATGGTTTTCGTAGAAGAGTAACCAGCTACGGGTGCTATGATGTGAATGGATATAGATTTCGTTCGAAGGAGCATGAGAGAACTAAATCAGGATTAGCAACAATTAATAGTGGTGTTTCTGTTTGTTGTGTTGATAATGACGACAATGAGATGGAGTACTACGGTGTTATTAAGGACATCATAAAAATAAAATGGGAAGGGAGTTTACAACTAGTGCTGGTTTTGTTTGATTGTGATTGGTTTGATCCGACACCTAGTGGAACCAGACGTACTGAAAAATTGGGACTGGTGGAGATTAAGCATGCTGCTAGGCTGTCTGTTTTTGAACCTTTTGTTATGGCCAAGTTAAACAAGTGTACTACTTACCTTATGCCTATAAGAGTAGAACAGATCTACAGGAGTGGGGGGCTACATATCAGGTCACGCCCTGATACAAACAGTACAAGAAGTGTTATTATTTCGAGAGGAGGGATTGGAGGGAACATTTGTCATTGA